The following are encoded together in the Triticum dicoccoides isolate Atlit2015 ecotype Zavitan chromosome 6B, WEW_v2.0, whole genome shotgun sequence genome:
- the LOC119320339 gene encoding signal recognition particle receptor FtsY-like isoform X2 yields the protein MHERRPPFLLLPPWLAAHPQEPPPLSRAPHSGIKVSRAGRGHIAGSKEQRKVVSAVPCIEEEHRCSGIASSCQEILLVLHGTTGLNMLQQAKEFNDVVGIKGFILTKLDGTARVGCVVSVHTRTWSSSQVCWHRRRGGRSPTF from the exons ATGCACGAGCGACGACCACCCTTCCTGTTATTGCCTCCATGGCTGGCTGCTCATCCCCAGGAACCTCCTCCCCTCTCACGTGCGCCACACTCTGGGATTAAG GTATCTAGGGCAGGGCGTGGTCACATTGCAGGCAGCAAGGAGCAGCGCAAAGTTGTCTCGGCCGTGCCCTGCATCGAGGAGGAACACAG ATGTTCCGGGATTGCTAGCTCCTGCCAG GAGATCTTGCTGGTTCTGCATGGCACAACTGGATTAAATATGCTACAGCAAGCGAAGGAGTTCAACGAT GTTGTTGGAATCAAAGGATTCATCCTAACGAAATTAGACGGGACTGCTCGTGTTGGATGTGTG GTGAGTGTTCATACACGAACTTGGAGTTCCAGCCAAGTTTGTTGGCATCGGCGAAGGGGTGGAAGATCTCCAACCTTTTGA
- the LOC119320339 gene encoding uncharacterized protein LOC119320339 isoform X1, translating into MHERRPPFLLLPPWLAAHPQEPPPLSRAPHSGIKLEHRYLGQGVVTLQAARSSAKLSRPCPASRRNTGDLAGSAWHNWIKYATASEGVQRCCWNQRIHPNEIRRDCSCWMCGECSYTNLEFQPSLLASAKGWKISNLLMQKHLLKPFSHKFDPVISVSHVTRFWLTCYSLRF; encoded by the exons ATGCACGAGCGACGACCACCCTTCCTGTTATTGCCTCCATGGCTGGCTGCTCATCCCCAGGAACCTCCTCCCCTCTCACGTGCGCCACACTCTGGGATTAAG TTGGAACACAGGTATCTAGGGCAGGGCGTGGTCACATTGCAGGCAGCAAGGAGCAGCGCAAAGTTGTCTCGGCCGTGCCCTGCATCGAGGAGGAACACAG GAGATCTTGCTGGTTCTGCATGGCACAACTGGATTAAATATGCTACAGCAAGCGAAGGAGTTCAACGAT GTTGTTGGAATCAAAGGATTCATCCTAACGAAATTAGACGGGACTGCTCGTGTTGGATGTGTG GTGAGTGTTCATACACGAACTTGGAGTTCCAGCCAAGTTTGTTGGCATCGGCGAAGGGGTGGAAGATCTCCAACCTTTTGATGCAGAAGCATTTGTTGAAGCCATTTTCCCATAAATTTGACCCAGTTATTAGTGTTTCTCATGTAACAAGATTTTGGCTaacatgctactccctccgtttctaa